Proteins encoded in a region of the Amyelois transitella isolate CPQ chromosome 9, ilAmyTran1.1, whole genome shotgun sequence genome:
- the LOC106134755 gene encoding trypsin-1, which produces MQLFIGIFLFVAFSNLVTTLPYHELESQSSRIVNGYAVDISEVPYQATLRRRVVSGWAHTCGAVIIGTKAVLSAGHCAVNYVSDPSLLRVVVGTSNRLSGGRSYDVSRVILHEDYSESTLENDIVLLVTATTIASSQSVSAVPFAPSNFDLPDGTEAIVSGFGATAYEGASSSILLAAKVNIVSQQTCARAYLRIGRITSGMICAGASDPSRDACQGDSGGPLVAKDHLVGLVSWGEGCADSVYPGVYTRISEYASWIEKNMEEI; this is translated from the exons atGCAGTTATTtattggaatatttttatttgttg CTTTCTCAAATTTAGTAACAACATTACCTTATCATGAATTAGAAAGCCAGTCTTCACGAATAGTCAATGGGTATGCTGTGGATATATCAGAAGTTCCTTATCAAGCGACTCTGAGGCGCAGAGTAGTATCTGGTTGGGCACATACTTGTGGAGCAGTAATTATTGGCACGAAAGCAGTTTTATCAGCTGGTCATTGTGCCGTCAA TTACGTGTCTGATCCATCACTTCTAAGAGTGGTTGTTGGCACATCAAATCGCCTttctggcggaagatcttacGATGTGTCCAGGGTGATACTCCATGAAGATTACTCAGAGTCTACTTTAGAAAATGATATTGTACTATTGGTAACTGCAACTACTATAGCTTctagtcagtcagtcagtgctGTACCATTTGCACCttcaaattttgatttacCAGACGGTACTGAAGCTATTGTGTCCGGCTTTGGTGCAACAGCA TATGAAGGTGCATCATCCTCAATACTCCTTGCTGCTAAAGTCAACATAGTCTCTCAGCAAACCTGCGCAAGAGCATACCTCAGAATCGGTAGAATTACTTCTGGAATGATCTGCGCGGGAGCATCAGACCCATCAAGAGATGCTTGTCAAGGAGATTCCGGGGGGCCTCTTGTAGCCAAAGACCATTTGGTTGGTTTAGTCTCATGGGGCGAAGGCTGCGCTGATAGCGTTTACCCTGGAGTGTATACTAGGATTTCGGAGTATGCGTCGTGGATTGAAAAGAATATGGAGGAAATTTGA
- the LOC106134676 gene encoding ommochrome-binding protein, which produces MKIFYCLALLAFGQAEIITGRKCTGENYKFEKEVLVTGYDSPYQLAIDPATNTLFFSYSIQTLGEGFKSVYLDLKTKHHEEIPVNGGGFAHAVDVNNNIVYIGSTESGISKFDYQTKKAVPLDITKEGIWQMFYKDGLYFTTYPKENAYVYKDGVVKKIEEFDGTRALTLGVDNHHNIFFSNSSGLFVYKKDDEVILQAGDHIVNAFTSDSQGNLFFSTPFGLYSVDSKLKIKEILEENNIYGMAIEGENTIIYATKDNVIRLKLSSECSLSINDIQK; this is translated from the coding sequence ATGAAGATATTCTACTGTCTAGCTTTGCTTGCCTTTGGTCAAGCCGAAATAATAACTGGACGAAAATGTACCGGAGagaattataaatttgagaaagAAGTTCTGGTGACTGGATACGACAGCCCTTATCAACTGGCCATTGATCCTGCAACAAACACTTTATTCTTCAGTTATTCTATACAAACACTCGGTGAAGGATTTAAATCCGTTTATTTAGATCTCAAAACTAAACATCACGAAGAGATTCCTGTTAATGGTGGTGGATTCGCGCATGCAGTagatgttaataataatattgtttacattGGTAGCACCGAATCTGGTATTTCCAAATTTGATTACCAAACTAAGAAGGCTGTTCCGCTTGACATTACTAAAGAAGGCATATGGCAAATGTTCTATAAAGACggattatattttactacatATCCAAAAGAGAACGCTTACGTGTACAAAGATGGTGTCGTTAAGAAAATAGAAGAATTTGATGGTACTAGAGCACTGACTTTGGGCGTAGATAAtcatcataatattttcttctccAACTCATCAGGATTGTTCGTGTATAAGAAAGACGATGAAGTTATTTTACAAGCGGGCGATCATATTGTTAATGCATTTACTAGCGATTCTCAAGGTAACTTATTCTTTTCCACACCTTTTGGTTTGTACTCTGTGGATAGTAAACTCAAAATTAAGGAAATATTAgaggaaaataatatatacggaaTGGCAATTGAAGGAGAGAACACTATTATTTATGCAACCAAAGACAATGTGATAAGGCTGAAACTGAGTTCGGAATGCTCTTTGAGCATAAATGATATACAAAAGTGa